The proteins below come from a single Kitasatospora sp. NBC_00315 genomic window:
- a CDS encoding RICIN domain-containing protein — translation MLRRSTALLRLLIPAALLAAGVIVPLSAGTASAASPICLRGNLQFDYQSAEAGTAKPTLTRAARNASVELWGRETPADTEHKLNTDTQLTGAADGSFNLCYTPVTTPVMYQMFFRFAARNNQVWKVANSSGTVYTFDTPTLLNVSSSGSVGSVKPAADARAWHAFDTVNLLWSRRANSTTPCWTTAEANAATCTTLTLRWQSGSFDGPYYDLSNTVHLADTDPDSEHTVLHEVGHFFQNRLYNSTFPTVTNCSPHFIPYASSATCAWTEGFGDSVAAYLLGDQRYVFPDGSSESFTVGANWQTGDQVQGNVDGALLQLWNQVDGSWDRTITGLASHTPATFADWFKNVRPTAVPPLSTTGAALTALDTHLINYGPTIVGDNAYHALSNGGGVALQRTGGCSVSLSTVAQFAALDTSRASQRWKFTSNGDGTVRVADSCAIPLYLTAPATAGGQVTLQAVYLGTPNQHWTVTQNAAGTYTLTNAAASLVLDGNATAGQAVTANTASAGSASQNWASVFSIS, via the coding sequence ATGTTACGCAGGTCCACCGCCCTGCTCCGCCTGCTGATACCGGCGGCGCTGCTCGCCGCAGGCGTCATCGTGCCGCTCTCGGCAGGCACCGCCTCCGCCGCGAGCCCCATCTGTCTGAGGGGCAACCTTCAGTTCGACTACCAGTCTGCGGAGGCGGGTACCGCCAAGCCGACTCTGACCCGGGCCGCCCGCAACGCCTCGGTCGAGCTCTGGGGCCGGGAGACGCCGGCCGACACCGAACACAAGCTGAACACCGACACCCAGCTGACCGGCGCGGCCGACGGCTCGTTCAACCTCTGCTACACCCCGGTCACCACCCCCGTGATGTACCAAATGTTCTTCCGCTTCGCCGCTCGCAACAACCAGGTGTGGAAGGTCGCCAACTCCAGCGGTACGGTCTACACCTTCGACACGCCGACGCTGTTGAACGTATCGTCGAGCGGCTCTGTCGGGAGCGTCAAACCGGCGGCCGACGCCCGCGCCTGGCACGCCTTCGACACCGTCAACCTGCTCTGGTCGCGCCGGGCCAACTCGACGACGCCGTGCTGGACGACCGCCGAGGCGAACGCCGCGACCTGCACCACGCTGACGCTGCGCTGGCAGAGCGGGTCCTTCGACGGGCCGTACTACGACCTGTCGAACACCGTGCACCTGGCCGACACCGACCCGGACTCCGAGCACACCGTGCTGCACGAAGTGGGCCACTTCTTCCAGAACCGCCTGTACAACAGCACGTTCCCGACCGTCACCAACTGCAGCCCGCACTTCATCCCGTACGCGTCGTCCGCCACCTGCGCCTGGACCGAGGGCTTCGGCGATTCAGTGGCCGCCTACCTGCTGGGCGACCAGCGCTACGTGTTCCCTGACGGCTCGTCCGAGTCGTTCACCGTCGGCGCGAACTGGCAGACCGGCGACCAGGTGCAGGGCAACGTGGACGGCGCGCTGCTCCAGCTGTGGAACCAGGTGGACGGCAGTTGGGACCGCACCATCACCGGCCTGGCCTCGCACACGCCCGCGACCTTCGCCGACTGGTTCAAGAACGTCCGCCCCACGGCCGTGCCGCCGTTGTCCACCACCGGCGCCGCGCTGACCGCGCTCGACACACACCTGATCAACTACGGCCCCACGATCGTCGGTGACAACGCTTACCACGCGCTCAGCAACGGCGGTGGCGTCGCCCTCCAGCGCACCGGGGGCTGCAGTGTTTCCCTCTCGACGGTGGCGCAGTTCGCCGCGCTGGACACCTCCCGGGCCTCGCAGCGCTGGAAGTTCACCTCCAACGGCGACGGCACCGTGCGGGTCGCCGACAGCTGCGCGATCCCGCTCTACCTGACCGCGCCGGCCACCGCCGGCGGCCAGGTCACCCTGCAGGCCGTCTACCTCGGCACGCCCAACCAGCACTGGACGGTCACGCAGAACGCCGCCGGCACCTACACCCTGACCAACGCGGCCGCCAGCCTCGTCCTGGACGGCAACGCGACCGCAGGCCAGGCGGTCACCGCCAACACCGCTTCCGCCGGCTCGGCCAGCCAGAACTGGGCGTCGGTCTTCTCCATCTCCTGA
- a CDS encoding transposase encodes MKPRNTSTGSNPVQQHGHDAIVIEFARSDCGSCPSRDKCTTAARGNRMLTLRPRELHETVTAARAERNTDTWQAKYALRAGVEGIINQALDVTGLRRARYRGLPKVSLQHAYSAAAINVIRLDAHWSEGPRRPRTSRLTRLAHQLAA; translated from the coding sequence CTGAAGCCCCGTAACACTTCCACCGGCTCCAATCCCGTCCAGCAGCACGGCCACGACGCCATCGTGATCGAGTTCGCCCGCTCCGACTGCGGCTCCTGCCCGTCCCGCGACAAGTGCACCACCGCGGCACGAGGCAACCGCATGCTCACCCTGCGGCCCCGCGAGCTGCACGAGACCGTCACCGCCGCCCGCGCCGAGCGGAACACCGACACCTGGCAAGCCAAGTACGCCCTCCGCGCCGGTGTCGAGGGCATCATCAACCAGGCCCTGGACGTCACCGGGTTGCGCCGGGCCCGCTACCGCGGCCTGCCCAAGGTCAGCCTGCAGCACGCCTACTCGGCCGCAGCGATCAACGTCATCCGCCTCGACGCCCACTGGTCCGAAGGCCCCCGACGCCCCCGGACCAGCCGACTCACCCGACTCGCCCACCAACTCGCGGCCTGA